Proteins from one Tenrec ecaudatus isolate mTenEca1 chromosome 8, mTenEca1.hap1, whole genome shotgun sequence genomic window:
- the LOC142454655 gene encoding large ribosomal subunit protein eL29-like, translating to MAKSKNHTTHNQSQKWHRNGIKKPRSQRYQSLKGVDPKFLRNMCFAKKHKKGLKKMQANNAKAAAARAEAIKDLVKPTEVKAKIPMGVNRKLSQLAYIAHPKLGKQGHVLPRV from the coding sequence ATGGCCAAATCCAAGAACCACACCACGCACAACCAATCCCAGAAATGGCACAGAAACGGCATCAAAAAACCCCGGTCACAACGATACCAATCTCTTAAGGGGGTGGACCCCAAGTTCCTGAGGAACATGTGCTTCGCCAAGAAGCACAAGAAGGGCCTAAAGAAAATGCAGGCCAACAACGCCAAGGCTGCGGCTGCTCGCGCTGAGGCTATCAaggatcttgtgaagcccacagaggtcaagGCCAAGATCCCAATGGGCGTCAACCGCAAGCTCAGCCAACTGGCCTACATTGCCCACCCCAAGCTTGGCAAGCAGGGGCACGTATTGCCAAGGGTCTGA